One segment of Aggregicoccus sp. 17bor-14 DNA contains the following:
- a CDS encoding OmpA family protein, whose translation MLARLGALLLLLVPFAARADAVRVSLEAKRGPGQAPPALLVHILEPIAGFEVKLRRSDGQDVDVKGGGRPGVTRRVDLPQPEGSFHYEGELVVNFPNAETGSMPLSFDTEVLGTLKLSVAPADLDLAARTLRFTLSRPAARAQLTVLMDTGTKAFDGEVRFAGEPAGTPLTVRWPAAQGRVLRISLRVWDTADFFNGLDLFPWQVDIPHEEVHFATGRSDVPAAERPKLDASHARIAEALARYGRFAPLRLYVLGHTDTVGAAADNRALSLARARSIATYFRRKGLGVPLYVEGFGEEAPRVPTPDETDEARNRRAEYIIAVEDPRLPDPPFAPRWRKL comes from the coding sequence ATGCTCGCGCGCCTCGGTGCCCTCCTGCTCCTGCTCGTCCCCTTCGCCGCCCGCGCGGACGCGGTGCGCGTCTCGCTCGAGGCGAAGCGGGGTCCGGGCCAGGCGCCCCCCGCGCTGCTCGTGCACATCCTGGAGCCCATCGCGGGCTTCGAGGTGAAGCTGCGCCGCAGTGACGGGCAGGACGTGGACGTGAAGGGGGGAGGGCGCCCGGGCGTCACCCGCCGGGTGGACCTGCCGCAGCCCGAGGGCAGCTTCCACTACGAGGGAGAGCTCGTGGTGAACTTCCCCAACGCGGAGACGGGGAGCATGCCCCTCTCCTTCGACACCGAGGTGCTCGGCACGCTGAAGCTCTCGGTCGCCCCCGCCGACCTGGACCTCGCGGCGCGCACGCTGCGCTTCACGCTCTCGCGCCCCGCCGCGCGCGCGCAGCTCACGGTGCTGATGGACACGGGGACGAAGGCCTTCGACGGCGAGGTGCGCTTCGCCGGTGAGCCCGCGGGCACGCCGCTCACGGTGCGCTGGCCCGCGGCGCAGGGCAGGGTGCTGCGCATCTCGCTGCGCGTCTGGGACACCGCGGACTTCTTCAACGGGCTGGACCTCTTCCCCTGGCAGGTGGACATCCCCCACGAGGAGGTGCACTTCGCCACCGGTCGCTCGGACGTGCCCGCGGCCGAGCGCCCCAAGCTGGACGCGAGCCACGCGCGCATCGCCGAGGCGCTCGCGCGCTATGGCCGCTTCGCACCGCTGCGCCTCTACGTGCTCGGCCACACCGACACGGTGGGCGCCGCCGCGGACAACCGGGCGCTCTCACTCGCGCGCGCCCGCAGCATCGCCACCTACTTCCGCCGCAAGGGGCTCGGGGTGCCGCTCTACGTCGAGGGCTTCGGGGAGGAGGCGCCGCGCGTGCCCACCCCGGACGAGACCGACGAGGCCCGCAACCGCCGCGCCGAGTACATCATCGCCGTCGAGGATCCCCGCCTGCCGGATC